A genomic stretch from Vibrio coralliilyticus includes:
- a CDS encoding DUF3392 domain-containing protein, translating to MMIFEFLSPAGKYLLPYLTEISTALIACFLVMAGGEVNTLLRRTLRNHNFVLRTVVFVLINAFGYGLIIVKATPYLARTLRDMDAGIMFSIVIVSFILIGSWAQRNRQI from the coding sequence ATGATGATTTTTGAATTCCTTTCCCCTGCGGGAAAATATCTCTTACCTTATCTAACTGAAATTTCAACAGCGCTGATCGCTTGTTTTCTTGTGATGGCTGGTGGCGAAGTCAACACTTTGCTCAGAAGAACGCTGCGAAACCACAACTTTGTACTCAGAACCGTCGTATTTGTCTTGATTAACGCCTTTGGTTACGGCTTAATCATTGTTAAAGCCACCCCTTACCTCGCTCGGACATTACGTGATATGGACGCTGGCATCATGTTTTCTATTGTTATTGTCAGCTTTATATTAATTGGTTCATGGGCACAACGGAATCGACAAATTTAG
- a CDS encoding cysteine desulfurase-like protein has product MNFTPNLVRAQFRALQQSHNDLPVMFLDGPGGSQVPNSVLEAMTAYLGFFNSNLGGHYFSSAHTTDLMKQARESAQALLNAESSDNIVFGANMTSLTFQLSRAISRGWRAGDEVIVTSLDHYSNVSSWQQAADDKQVKVYQARVNEQDCSLDLEHLLSLITPKTKLVALTYASNTTGSIVDVKRVVEAAHSVGAMVYVDAVHYAPHHLVDVQQLGCDFLACSAYKFFGPHVGIAYIAPKWLQSLQPYKVEPATNTGPGRFETGTQNFEGLAGVIAAVKYLAQWGKDGDDLRRRLVDSFQQFNQHESAISERFLTRLAELKGVRLWGRNEANSELRTPTFALTFDGHSPEEIAQKLGQRNICVWNGHFYALGLARQLDLEQSGGVVRIGFMHYNTLEEVDVLFDELKLILGQ; this is encoded by the coding sequence ATGAACTTCACTCCTAACTTGGTACGCGCGCAGTTTCGCGCCTTACAGCAAAGTCACAATGACCTGCCGGTGATGTTTCTTGATGGCCCGGGTGGATCACAGGTGCCAAATAGTGTGCTAGAGGCGATGACCGCGTATCTGGGCTTTTTTAATTCGAATCTTGGTGGTCACTATTTTTCCAGTGCCCATACCACTGACTTGATGAAACAAGCGAGAGAATCTGCACAAGCGTTACTCAATGCAGAATCGAGCGATAACATCGTCTTTGGTGCCAACATGACCTCTTTGACGTTCCAGCTTAGCCGGGCAATTAGTCGCGGTTGGCGAGCAGGAGATGAAGTCATCGTTACCTCTCTCGATCACTACTCCAACGTGTCGAGTTGGCAGCAAGCGGCGGATGATAAGCAAGTGAAAGTCTATCAGGCTCGAGTGAATGAGCAAGATTGTTCACTAGACTTAGAGCATTTGCTATCGCTGATCACTCCTAAGACTAAACTTGTCGCGCTGACTTACGCATCTAATACCACAGGCTCAATTGTGGACGTGAAACGTGTAGTTGAAGCCGCACACAGTGTGGGAGCTATGGTATATGTCGATGCTGTACATTACGCTCCGCACCACTTGGTTGACGTACAACAGCTAGGTTGTGATTTCTTGGCTTGCTCTGCGTATAAATTCTTTGGCCCCCATGTTGGGATTGCATATATCGCGCCTAAGTGGTTACAGTCTTTACAGCCATACAAAGTCGAGCCTGCCACCAATACAGGTCCGGGTCGATTTGAGACGGGCACTCAGAACTTTGAAGGTCTTGCGGGGGTCATTGCCGCTGTCAAGTATCTGGCTCAATGGGGTAAGGATGGTGATGATCTTCGCCGCCGGTTAGTCGACTCTTTCCAACAGTTTAATCAACACGAGTCCGCGATCAGTGAACGTTTCCTTACACGTTTAGCAGAGCTAAAAGGAGTGAGGTTGTGGGGACGCAATGAAGCCAACAGTGAGTTGAGAACGCCAACTTTCGCACTGACTTTTGATGGCCATTCCCCTGAGGAGATTGCTCAGAAGCTGGGTCAGCGTAATATCTGTGTTTGGAACGGACATTTTTATGCGCTTGGCTTGGCCCGTCAGCTCGATCTTGAACAATCAGGTGGTGTGGTTCGAATTGGTTTTATGCACTACAACACATTAGAAGAAGTCGATGTATTGTTTGATGAGCTGAAACTTATCTTAGGACAATGA
- a CDS encoding NAD-dependent malic enzyme, translated as MNNDKRPLYIPFAGPALLSTPLLNKGSAFSAEERASFNLEGLLPETTETIQEQVERAYQQYRNFESDMDKHIYLRNIQDTNETLFYRLVQNHVSEMMPIIYTPTVGAACENFSNIYRRGRGLFVSYANRDRIDDLLNNASNHNVKVIVVTDGERILGLGDQGIGGMGIPIGKLALYTACGGISPAYTLPIVLDVGTNNPQRLADPMYMGWRHPRITGSEYDAFVEEFIQAVQRRWPDALIQFEDFAQKNAMPLLERYKDRICCFNDDIQGTAAVTVGSLLAACQAAGTQLSEQRVTFLGAGSAGCGIAEAIIAQMVSEGISDEQARSQVYMVDRWGLLQEGMPNLLDFQQRLVQKHSNTGDWEAEGNGYSLLDVMRNAKPTVLIGVSGAPGLFSEEVIKEMHKHCSRPIVFPLSNPTSRVEATPHDIIRWTNGEALVATGSPFDPVVHDGKTYPIAQCNNSYIFPGIGLGVLAVQAKRVTDEMLMESSRALATCSPLAINGQGALLPPLEAIHSVSKKIAFAVAKKAIAQGVALEITDEALEEAIENHFWQPVYRRYKRTSF; from the coding sequence ATGAATAACGATAAACGCCCTTTATATATCCCTTTCGCTGGTCCAGCGCTTCTTAGTACGCCTCTTCTCAATAAAGGCAGCGCATTCTCAGCAGAAGAAAGAGCTTCTTTCAATCTCGAAGGTTTGTTACCAGAAACAACTGAAACCATTCAGGAACAAGTGGAACGTGCTTACCAACAGTATCGCAACTTTGAAAGCGATATGGATAAACACATCTACCTACGTAACATTCAGGATACCAACGAAACTTTATTCTACCGCTTAGTGCAGAACCACGTTTCAGAAATGATGCCGATCATCTATACACCAACGGTAGGTGCGGCCTGTGAGAACTTTTCAAATATCTATCGTCGTGGTCGTGGTCTATTCGTCTCTTATGCAAACCGTGACCGCATTGATGATCTTCTTAACAACGCCTCAAACCATAACGTAAAAGTGATTGTTGTTACCGATGGTGAGCGTATTCTTGGCTTAGGTGATCAGGGCATCGGTGGTATGGGTATCCCTATCGGTAAACTTGCACTGTACACCGCCTGTGGTGGTATCAGCCCAGCTTACACACTACCTATTGTACTGGATGTTGGTACGAATAACCCTCAGCGTCTTGCTGACCCAATGTATATGGGCTGGCGTCATCCACGTATTACTGGCTCTGAATACGATGCATTCGTCGAAGAGTTTATTCAAGCGGTGCAGCGTCGCTGGCCAGATGCGTTGATTCAATTTGAAGATTTCGCACAGAAAAATGCAATGCCTTTGCTTGAACGTTACAAAGATCGCATCTGTTGTTTCAATGATGATATTCAAGGTACGGCTGCTGTCACTGTTGGCTCTCTACTGGCAGCTTGTCAGGCAGCGGGCACGCAGCTTTCTGAACAGCGCGTGACGTTCCTTGGTGCAGGCTCTGCGGGCTGTGGTATTGCAGAAGCTATCATCGCTCAAATGGTATCGGAAGGGATTTCTGACGAGCAAGCACGTTCACAAGTTTACATGGTAGATCGTTGGGGCCTACTACAGGAAGGAATGCCAAACCTACTTGATTTCCAACAGCGTCTGGTACAAAAGCACAGTAACACCGGCGACTGGGAAGCGGAAGGCAATGGCTACTCACTACTCGACGTTATGCGCAATGCCAAGCCTACCGTTCTGATTGGCGTTTCTGGTGCTCCAGGTTTGTTCAGTGAAGAAGTGATCAAAGAGATGCACAAACACTGTTCTCGCCCAATTGTATTCCCTCTGTCAAACCCAACCAGTCGAGTTGAAGCAACGCCTCATGACATTATTCGCTGGACTAACGGTGAGGCTCTCGTTGCCACTGGCAGCCCATTTGACCCAGTCGTACACGATGGTAAAACTTACCCAATTGCACAATGTAATAACAGCTACATCTTCCCGGGTATCGGCTTAGGCGTACTTGCTGTACAAGCAAAACGTGTTACTGACGAAATGCTCATGGAATCCAGCCGTGCTCTCGCTACGTGTTCTCCGCTGGCGATTAATGGTCAGGGTGCGCTGCTGCCTCCTCTCGAAGCTATCCACTCAGTGTCGAAGAAGATTGCTTTCGCAGTAGCAAAGAAAGCGATTGCACAGGGCGTAGCGCTTGAAATTACTGACGAGGCACTAGAAGAAGCGATTGAAAATCACTTCTGGCAACCGGTTTACCGTCGTTACAAGCGTACTTCATTCTAA
- a CDS encoding 2OG-Fe dioxygenase family protein, protein MLHNRETTLQLTQLSDSAFAQLAPSFTKLPNTEHADGQYRLRRYSVIQFKDGQVIDLQKNEFMQTDDINRFQGNVVRQFEPIEATTLQSEGMREICQLFVDANKLIDGQEIEIHQMRISAIFDETQVAPEGVHQDGFDHIALVGMGRHNIEGGDVMLYSSFNEAPFFRKVLQNGEVAMLADNKLWHNATPIRSVIEGEEGYMDVFVLTAKEAVNELHS, encoded by the coding sequence ATGTTACATAACCGCGAAACAACTTTGCAGCTCACTCAGTTAAGTGACTCTGCGTTTGCACAGTTGGCGCCGTCTTTTACCAAACTACCTAATACCGAGCATGCAGACGGTCAATACCGTTTGCGTCGTTACTCAGTCATCCAGTTTAAAGATGGTCAGGTTATTGATCTTCAGAAAAATGAGTTCATGCAAACCGATGATATCAACCGGTTTCAAGGCAATGTCGTGCGTCAATTTGAGCCTATTGAAGCGACGACCCTTCAAAGTGAAGGGATGCGCGAGATCTGTCAGCTGTTTGTCGATGCTAATAAGTTGATAGATGGTCAGGAAATTGAAATTCACCAAATGCGCATCTCTGCCATTTTTGATGAGACGCAGGTAGCTCCTGAAGGCGTGCATCAAGATGGCTTCGACCATATTGCACTTGTCGGAATGGGTCGCCATAACATCGAAGGTGGCGATGTGATGCTATACAGCAGTTTCAACGAAGCACCTTTTTTCCGCAAAGTGCTTCAAAACGGTGAAGTTGCCATGTTGGCCGACAATAAATTGTGGCATAACGCAACGCCAATTCGCTCTGTGATTGAGGGTGAAGAAGGGTATATGGACGTATTTGTACTAACCGCGAAGGAAGCCGTGAATGAACTTCACTCCTAA
- a CDS encoding DUF2797 domain-containing protein: MSLIAKGTLSKMRASLDGEVHYHLPVGDELVDLQPFIGQKITLNHTGNIFCCSCGKKTKKSYSQGHCFVCMKKLASCDMCIMKPETCHYDQGTCREPQWGEDNCMVDHFVYLSNTSSLKVGITRHTQIPTRWIDQGATQGLPIFKVKTRHISGLIEIELAKHIADKTNWRTLLKEDGEPMPLEEKFTELLPLVEDKITEIKHQFGDDAIEILNADITSISYPVLQHPTKITSHNFDKNPEVAGTLQGIKGQYMIFDTGVINIRKFTSYEVEVSV, translated from the coding sequence ATGTCTTTAATCGCAAAAGGTACGCTAAGTAAGATGCGTGCTTCGTTAGATGGTGAAGTACACTATCATCTTCCAGTCGGTGATGAACTCGTCGACCTTCAGCCTTTCATAGGCCAGAAAATAACTCTAAACCATACCGGTAACATCTTTTGTTGCTCTTGTGGTAAGAAAACCAAAAAAAGCTACTCACAGGGCCACTGTTTCGTGTGCATGAAAAAGCTCGCGAGCTGCGATATGTGCATTATGAAACCGGAAACGTGTCACTATGATCAAGGCACATGTCGCGAGCCGCAATGGGGCGAAGATAACTGCATGGTTGACCATTTCGTCTATCTTTCGAATACATCAAGCCTCAAAGTCGGAATTACTCGCCATACACAGATCCCGACACGTTGGATTGATCAAGGAGCCACACAAGGCCTTCCAATATTCAAAGTGAAAACTCGCCATATCTCAGGCCTGATTGAAATTGAGTTAGCAAAACACATTGCAGATAAAACCAATTGGCGGACTTTGCTCAAAGAAGATGGCGAACCAATGCCACTTGAAGAGAAGTTTACAGAGCTATTGCCGTTGGTTGAGGACAAAATCACTGAGATAAAACATCAGTTCGGTGATGATGCAATTGAGATACTCAACGCTGATATCACGTCCATCAGCTACCCAGTTTTGCAGCACCCGACAAAAATCACATCGCATAACTTTGATAAGAACCCTGAAGTGGCAGGCACTTTACAGGGTATTAAAGGTCAATATATGATTTTTGATACTGGTGTGATTAATATCCGCAAGTTCACGTCTTACGAAGTTGAAGTCAGCGTATAA
- a CDS encoding M16 family metallopeptidase, protein MKKVLIMFVLLLAGCAQQSTNIPIQQDTNWTSGQLDNGFRYHIYPIDTEAISLRLFVHVGSLEETPDQLGYAHFVEHMAFNGSENFTPNEVIELMEKTGASGHDVNAYTSYEETVYTLSLPNQDELDKAILWLRDVANRVTFAPEEVEREKGVVLAEYRRGVPEHLSFYDKAYENSVKGTPYEGKDAIGTPETIQSATSQSLKAFYDTWYQPQSSELIIVGDIKREDAKGLIQKMFADWQPTNDLPPPVRAKAAINRGDFVTQVSIDEPSVVGMTFYLGENLLLTRNDLIEYWKDKIVARLISHRLDAVYTEHALPLRGWDSSIYTSVQERVYDASISFSPQDRNAVQPLFFETLASLRDHGVSQEELKVVMAEYRSRREHADDEWFRRGSEDFAEDRTSQLAEGEPSQSLADYKRSLDQLLRLADIDYINQHVRNMLSSSYDMFVGTDPVESIEQVKQSLPEWKSMYGMPGVASNHISTDMNGLVEVESEKPLPNAIEQNNGEVTWSLDNGIDVLFDPDNDTDFAHIVYMSSGGKAVLERELVPASQLLLATLIKSGVAQFNGTQLKAYIRKNDIDVQSYINGTEHGFEISAPKDQVNEVLKLLYNVMAYPKFSEQQIEVLKQEYADELMSYLRSPLGQWYDAIETNTFAAQSVYFPTYAHDFESVTVDQVQQAYDELFRKARNSKLVIVAGVESSQIAYGVKNYISTIPLEAAKMPPYQVRYNARPDSKINLAINNEQNSRYRLRSINQSARAQDAKLTLVDKVVQRILARRLDAYVREELSLDYAPDSYFSTDNNEPATDWTIEAQVAAEDLPKVEQAIDKVIQNLITSVSQEELAIAKEQLDVYLEDTINYPSDVAWFRALTLVNDFGEEAFTQSREVAKTITLDDVRVRAIESFGQGAEHYKYILSPLDQ, encoded by the coding sequence ATGAAGAAAGTCTTAATTATGTTTGTCTTGCTGTTAGCCGGTTGTGCTCAGCAAAGTACGAATATACCTATTCAGCAAGATACTAACTGGACGTCAGGTCAGTTAGACAACGGGTTCAGATACCATATTTACCCAATTGATACAGAAGCAATATCTCTTCGGTTATTTGTCCATGTTGGCTCATTGGAAGAAACACCTGACCAACTCGGGTATGCCCACTTTGTCGAGCATATGGCATTTAATGGTAGTGAAAATTTTACGCCAAATGAAGTCATTGAACTGATGGAGAAGACGGGAGCAAGCGGTCACGATGTTAACGCTTATACTTCGTACGAGGAAACAGTCTACACACTAAGTTTACCGAACCAAGATGAACTCGACAAAGCAATACTTTGGCTAAGAGACGTTGCAAATCGTGTGACATTCGCCCCTGAGGAGGTTGAGCGCGAGAAAGGAGTCGTTCTGGCAGAATATCGCCGAGGGGTGCCTGAGCATTTGTCTTTCTACGACAAGGCGTATGAAAACAGCGTGAAAGGGACACCTTATGAGGGAAAGGACGCGATTGGTACACCAGAGACTATCCAAAGCGCAACTTCTCAATCACTGAAAGCGTTTTATGACACTTGGTATCAGCCACAATCCAGTGAATTAATCATTGTCGGAGATATTAAGCGTGAAGATGCGAAAGGGTTAATCCAAAAAATGTTTGCAGATTGGCAGCCAACGAATGACTTACCACCACCTGTTCGAGCAAAAGCTGCGATCAACAGAGGTGACTTTGTTACTCAAGTTAGTATTGATGAGCCATCGGTGGTAGGGATGACTTTCTATCTGGGGGAAAATTTGCTTCTCACAAGAAATGATCTTATCGAGTATTGGAAAGACAAAATTGTTGCTCGCTTGATATCACATCGATTAGATGCAGTATACACCGAACATGCTTTACCTTTACGCGGTTGGGATTCTAGTATTTATACGAGTGTGCAAGAGCGCGTATACGATGCGTCTATCTCATTCTCCCCTCAAGATCGAAATGCCGTTCAGCCTTTGTTTTTTGAAACTTTGGCGTCGCTCAGGGATCATGGTGTTAGCCAAGAAGAATTGAAGGTAGTTATGGCTGAATATAGAAGTCGTCGTGAACACGCGGACGATGAGTGGTTTCGGCGTGGAAGCGAAGACTTCGCTGAAGACAGAACAAGCCAATTGGCGGAGGGAGAACCTTCTCAGTCATTAGCCGATTACAAGCGCAGTCTCGATCAACTGCTGCGTTTAGCGGATATTGACTACATCAATCAACATGTACGAAATATGCTATCTTCTTCATATGATATGTTCGTCGGTACTGACCCCGTGGAATCGATTGAGCAAGTGAAGCAAAGTCTGCCTGAGTGGAAAAGCATGTATGGAATGCCTGGTGTGGCCAGTAATCACATAAGTACGGATATGAATGGATTGGTTGAAGTGGAGTCAGAAAAGCCTCTACCTAATGCCATAGAACAAAACAATGGAGAAGTGACTTGGTCCTTGGATAATGGTATTGACGTACTATTTGACCCCGATAACGACACTGATTTTGCTCATATTGTTTATATGTCTTCGGGTGGGAAAGCCGTTCTGGAGCGAGAGCTTGTACCAGCATCTCAATTACTCTTGGCAACCCTCATAAAGAGTGGTGTTGCTCAGTTTAATGGTACTCAGCTCAAAGCGTATATCCGCAAAAATGATATTGATGTTCAGAGTTACATTAATGGCACTGAACATGGTTTTGAAATCAGTGCTCCTAAAGACCAAGTTAATGAGGTACTCAAACTTCTTTATAACGTGATGGCATACCCTAAGTTTAGTGAACAGCAGATCGAAGTGTTAAAGCAGGAGTATGCGGATGAACTCATGTCTTATCTCAGATCTCCGCTCGGTCAATGGTATGACGCGATTGAAACGAATACCTTTGCTGCTCAAAGTGTGTATTTTCCTACTTATGCTCATGATTTTGAAAGCGTGACGGTCGATCAAGTGCAACAAGCTTATGACGAGCTATTTAGAAAGGCTCGCAATAGTAAGCTGGTGATTGTGGCTGGGGTTGAATCTTCGCAGATTGCTTATGGTGTGAAGAACTATATTTCGACAATTCCTCTGGAAGCTGCGAAGATGCCGCCTTATCAAGTGCGTTATAATGCTCGCCCCGATAGCAAAATTAACCTAGCGATCAATAATGAGCAAAATAGCCGTTACAGACTGCGCTCTATTAATCAATCCGCAAGGGCTCAAGATGCAAAACTTACGTTGGTAGATAAGGTTGTTCAGCGTATTTTAGCCAGACGTCTAGATGCTTACGTACGTGAAGAGCTGAGCTTAGATTATGCCCCCGACAGTTACTTTTCTACTGACAATAATGAGCCGGCAACGGATTGGACGATTGAAGCTCAAGTTGCAGCAGAAGATCTACCTAAGGTAGAACAAGCCATTGATAAGGTCATTCAGAATCTGATCACTTCTGTGAGCCAAGAGGAGCTAGCGATTGCGAAGGAGCAGTTGGATGTGTACCTTGAAGACACGATTAACTACCCCTCAGACGTTGCTTGGTTCCGTGCTTTAACTTTGGTGAATGATTTTGGTGAAGAAGCCTTCACTCAATCAAGAGAGGTAGCAAAAACGATTACGTTAGATGACGTGCGAGTTCGTGCTATAGAGTCATTTGGTCAAGGTGCAGAGCATTACAAATACATACTTAGCCCGCTAGACCAATAA
- a CDS encoding DEAD/DEAH box helicase — MSSLPIDILKPDFLNLLSTHHMIVEAETGSGKSTRLPLWSAEKGRVLVIEPRRIACTSLAQFLAEQKKEPLGRSVGYSIKLENRCDEETQIVFVTPGVALRWYSENRLSGYQTIIIDEFHERRWDTDLMVALLRKLDQHRLVITSATIEGEKLARYVGAERLQAKGRNFEVAVAHRAGDSRQLPDSRNLEQKVKTEVEALLDVDGDILVFLPGRKEIAQCQGALSHINDVIVVPLHASVTEQQREIALNQQSLKKIVLATNVAETSLTIPNVVAVIDSGLERRTEQRNGKTTLSLKHISKASARQRSGRAGRVMDGVCIRLYGEHAALADVTPPELHRETLTEAMLASACCGQSLTDLNFLEPLPDKSFEQAMTILKNMGAIDDSGLATSHGQRIYPLPIDALYADLVTRMPTRKLQEAMVDLTSVLATPAALYRLSSNTEALEQLDKEEPLGCDAEVAIRTLRGERLPGVNVESDVLKEAKALSEQMRVVFELPQLGVASRYAHHELVEAIAALHPELLFVRREKRKEALGNGHMEVILGRASRLPSNVDAALVLDTHSLPGRGVKQTLNLVTVAMPVNLALFEALGVGKWVEGDVVNVDDIPHVELNLIYAGRKVASKKTQAEGEFAIKPLLEAVKREELLPGFAKQRHQEIEHWKLYQALDKTLSQACHEPLTFDTWFIEQLEALELTDASELEMFSADDFPFDGIPYWEYEDFAVTYPFELFIGDLQLSVEYHPKKKLVYVVYKSGLRKGDPKRWELPRWSGWRVQYKKASRIVDIR, encoded by the coding sequence ATGTCCAGCCTACCTATAGATATTCTCAAACCCGACTTTCTGAACCTGCTTTCTACTCACCATATGATAGTAGAAGCCGAAACTGGCTCGGGCAAATCAACCCGATTACCGCTTTGGTCAGCAGAGAAGGGGAGAGTGCTGGTGATTGAACCGAGACGTATCGCTTGTACCTCGCTAGCGCAGTTTCTTGCGGAACAAAAAAAGGAGCCACTTGGTCGATCAGTTGGTTACTCAATCAAACTTGAAAACCGATGTGATGAAGAGACACAAATCGTCTTTGTCACCCCCGGAGTTGCACTGCGTTGGTATTCAGAAAATCGGTTGAGTGGCTATCAAACGATTATTATTGATGAGTTTCATGAGCGTCGTTGGGATACCGATTTGATGGTTGCTCTACTAAGAAAACTCGACCAGCACCGTTTGGTTATTACTTCAGCGACAATCGAAGGTGAGAAACTTGCCCGCTATGTGGGTGCTGAAAGATTGCAGGCCAAAGGACGTAATTTTGAAGTTGCAGTCGCCCATAGAGCGGGTGACTCTCGTCAGTTGCCCGATAGCCGAAACTTGGAACAAAAAGTCAAAACCGAGGTGGAGGCTCTACTCGATGTTGATGGCGATATTCTGGTTTTTTTGCCCGGACGAAAAGAGATTGCTCAGTGTCAAGGTGCGCTGTCACACATAAATGATGTGATTGTGGTTCCACTGCATGCCTCAGTTACTGAACAGCAAAGAGAAATTGCCTTAAACCAACAAAGCCTAAAGAAAATCGTGCTTGCGACCAACGTGGCGGAAACCTCACTGACGATACCTAATGTCGTGGCGGTGATTGATTCCGGCTTAGAGCGCCGTACGGAACAGAGAAACGGTAAGACCACGCTGAGCTTGAAGCATATTTCTAAAGCCAGCGCTAGGCAGCGCAGTGGCCGCGCAGGTCGAGTTATGGATGGCGTGTGTATTCGTTTATATGGTGAGCATGCCGCTTTAGCGGATGTGACACCGCCAGAGCTTCATCGTGAAACATTGACTGAAGCAATGCTGGCATCGGCCTGTTGTGGTCAATCATTGACGGATCTAAATTTCTTGGAACCACTGCCTGACAAGTCATTTGAGCAGGCGATGACCATATTGAAAAACATGGGGGCGATTGACGATTCCGGCCTTGCTACATCTCATGGTCAACGAATATACCCTTTACCTATAGACGCTCTGTATGCGGATCTGGTGACGCGTATGCCAACTCGAAAATTGCAGGAAGCTATGGTGGATCTTACGTCGGTTCTTGCTACCCCCGCGGCTTTGTATCGATTGTCGTCAAATACAGAAGCGTTAGAGCAACTCGATAAAGAAGAGCCATTGGGTTGTGATGCTGAGGTCGCGATTCGGACTTTGCGAGGTGAACGTCTACCGGGAGTGAACGTTGAATCGGATGTTCTGAAAGAAGCCAAAGCTTTGTCTGAACAGATGCGAGTGGTGTTCGAATTGCCGCAACTTGGCGTGGCATCTCGCTATGCACACCATGAATTGGTAGAGGCCATCGCTGCTTTGCATCCTGAGCTTTTGTTCGTTAGACGGGAAAAGCGCAAAGAGGCATTGGGCAACGGACATATGGAAGTCATACTAGGACGAGCGAGTCGGCTACCCAGTAATGTCGATGCAGCGCTGGTGTTGGATACTCACAGCCTACCAGGACGAGGCGTTAAGCAGACTTTAAACCTCGTAACCGTAGCTATGCCAGTCAATCTTGCACTGTTTGAAGCACTTGGAGTCGGAAAGTGGGTGGAAGGCGATGTAGTGAATGTTGATGATATCCCTCATGTCGAGCTCAATTTGATTTACGCGGGACGTAAGGTGGCTTCAAAGAAAACGCAAGCTGAGGGAGAATTTGCGATTAAGCCGCTGCTTGAAGCGGTAAAACGTGAGGAATTACTGCCCGGTTTTGCGAAACAGCGTCATCAGGAGATCGAACATTGGAAACTCTATCAAGCGCTAGATAAGACGCTTTCTCAGGCATGTCATGAACCACTCACTTTTGATACTTGGTTTATAGAACAACTCGAAGCATTAGAACTGACAGATGCCTCGGAGCTAGAAATGTTCAGCGCTGACGATTTTCCTTTTGATGGAATACCTTATTGGGAATATGAAGATTTTGCAGTGACTTACCCATTTGAGCTTTTCATTGGTGATTTACAACTAAGTGTTGAATATCACCCGAAAAAGAAGCTGGTGTATGTGGTGTATAAATCTGGATTGAGAAAGGGAGACCCAAAACGTTGGGAACTGCCGCGATGGTCCGGTTGGCGAGTTCAATACAAGAAAGCGAGCCGAATCGTAGATATTCGATAG
- a CDS encoding SanA/YdcF family protein, with product MRRLFHRPKPSDHYLAYALKGLRCIPLLLICAAISLFLIDRWVSYQTKDQLYTSSEQVGNFDVAVVLGTSKYLGKILNDYYTNRISAAIELYQSEKVDNFLLSGDNAHRSYNEPWTMKRDLLKAEVPENHIYLDYAGFRTLDSVVRAKEIFDTDNFLIITQKFHCERALFIANFHNINAKCFAVPGPSSHSGYQIRLREVFARAKAVLDLYITRAKPKFLGPKEPIHPNEAEPLNIEDSVVEDTE from the coding sequence GTGCGAAGACTCTTTCACAGACCAAAACCCTCTGATCATTATTTAGCCTACGCGCTAAAGGGGCTTCGCTGTATCCCTCTCTTGCTGATCTGCGCGGCTATCTCTCTCTTTTTGATAGACCGTTGGGTCTCCTATCAGACCAAAGATCAGCTCTATACTAGTTCAGAGCAAGTCGGTAATTTTGATGTCGCCGTCGTCTTGGGCACCAGTAAGTATCTTGGAAAAATCCTTAACGATTACTATACCAATCGCATTAGTGCAGCGATCGAGCTATACCAAAGTGAGAAAGTCGATAACTTCCTGTTAAGCGGCGACAATGCCCACCGGTCTTATAATGAACCTTGGACAATGAAGCGTGATTTGCTCAAAGCGGAAGTGCCTGAGAATCATATATACCTAGATTACGCAGGCTTTCGCACTCTTGACTCTGTGGTTCGAGCAAAGGAAATTTTTGATACCGATAATTTTTTGATCATCACTCAGAAGTTTCATTGCGAGCGAGCGCTATTTATTGCCAACTTCCATAATATCAATGCCAAATGTTTTGCGGTTCCCGGCCCTTCGTCACATTCTGGTTATCAAATCCGATTACGAGAAGTGTTTGCCAGAGCCAAAGCCGTATTGGATCTTTACATCACACGAGCCAAGCCCAAATTCTTGGGGCCAAAAGAACCAATTCACCCCAACGAAGCAGAGCCACTAAATATTGAAGATAGCGTAGTTGAAGACACCGAATAG